The Pirellulimonas nuda genome includes a region encoding these proteins:
- a CDS encoding L-fucose/L-arabinose isomerase family protein, with amino-acid sequence MSKGPPTLGVIIGNRDFFPDQLVSEARKDLLSLLEEKGVKAILVGPEETKLGGVETHAEARRCADLFKARRDEIDGVLVSLPNFGDEKGVADTLKLAALRVPVLVQGYPDDLGQLGVARRRDAFCGKISVCNNLVQAGIPFSLTTKHVSHPHSEGFGADLDRFLGVCRVVNGLRGVRLGAVGARPGAFNTVRYSEKILERYGVSVTTVDLSEFLASAGKLKDDDPAVKAKLDEIRGYAPAPGVPSEKLVQMARIGVVLADWIRENALDATAIQCWTSVQQNFGCNVCTLMSMMSENYMPSACEVDVTGVLTMYAMQLAAGSPAALVDWNNNYGDDDDKCTLFHCGNWAKSFLPDIKIGTAPILGSTLGVENTYGALEGRTPAGPLTYGRLTTADTEGRIRAYVGQGDLTNDALDTFGTRAVARVPRLQDLLKRVCREGFEHHVVMTMSHSAAIFAEAMETYLDVETYVHS; translated from the coding sequence GGGTCAAGGCGATCTTGGTTGGCCCCGAAGAGACGAAGCTCGGGGGGGTCGAGACCCACGCCGAAGCCCGTCGATGCGCCGACCTCTTCAAAGCGCGCCGTGATGAGATCGACGGCGTGCTAGTCTCGCTCCCCAACTTCGGCGATGAGAAGGGGGTGGCGGACACGCTGAAGTTGGCGGCGCTTCGCGTTCCGGTCCTAGTACAGGGCTACCCAGACGACCTCGGACAGCTCGGGGTCGCTCGGCGTCGCGACGCGTTCTGCGGCAAGATCTCCGTCTGCAACAACTTGGTGCAAGCAGGAATCCCGTTCTCGCTCACAACCAAGCACGTTTCGCACCCCCATTCGGAAGGGTTCGGTGCAGACCTCGATCGCTTCCTTGGGGTATGCCGCGTCGTGAACGGCCTGCGCGGCGTCCGGCTTGGCGCCGTGGGCGCCCGACCCGGAGCCTTTAACACCGTGCGCTATAGCGAAAAGATCCTGGAGCGCTACGGCGTGAGCGTAACTACGGTCGACCTGTCGGAGTTCCTTGCGTCCGCCGGCAAGCTGAAGGACGACGACCCGGCCGTCAAGGCAAAGCTCGACGAGATACGCGGCTACGCCCCCGCGCCCGGCGTCCCCAGTGAGAAGCTCGTTCAGATGGCGAGGATCGGCGTGGTGCTGGCGGACTGGATTCGAGAGAACGCTCTCGACGCTACCGCTATCCAGTGCTGGACGTCGGTGCAGCAGAACTTCGGCTGCAATGTTTGCACGCTGATGAGCATGATGAGCGAGAACTACATGCCGAGCGCCTGCGAGGTCGACGTCACCGGCGTGCTGACGATGTACGCGATGCAGCTTGCGGCCGGTTCGCCGGCGGCGCTGGTGGACTGGAACAATAACTACGGCGACGACGACGATAAGTGCACGCTGTTTCACTGCGGCAACTGGGCGAAGAGCTTCCTCCCAGACATTAAGATCGGCACGGCCCCGATCCTGGGCAGCACGTTGGGGGTTGAGAACACCTACGGCGCCCTCGAGGGCCGCACCCCGGCCGGCCCGCTGACCTACGGCCGACTCACCACGGCCGATACCGAAGGGCGAATCCGGGCCTACGTCGGCCAGGGAGACCTCACCAACGACGCGCTCGATACGTTCGGCACCCGTGCTGTGGCCCGTGTGCCGCGGCTGCAAGACCTGCTCAAGCGCGTCTGTCGAGAAGGGTTCGAACACCATGTGGTGATGACGATGTCGCACTCCGCCGCGATTTTTGCCGAGGCGATGGAGACCTATCTCGACGTGGAGACCTACGTCCACTCATGA
- a CDS encoding transketolase — MTESNALTDDELRLLSVRCRQDVLKYISAAGAGHTGGSLSCVDILNVLYNRVLRVSPETFGDPHRDRYVQSKGHSVEALYVVLAHRGFFPIERLETLCQYRSPFIGHPTRKSPGIEMNTGALGHGLPISVGMALGGKRDNAPFRVFTLIGDGELAEGSNWEAAMSAAHYGLDNLTAIIDYNTLQISGRTRDVCSNEPIDEKFASFGWGVVWVDGHDFAGLTAAASAPARSGKPTCVIANTVKGRGVSFMEDVAKWHHGVPAPDEYEGAMRELTAAEQALLEARR, encoded by the coding sequence ATGACCGAATCGAACGCGTTGACCGACGACGAATTGCGACTGCTCAGCGTCCGCTGCCGACAAGACGTGCTCAAGTACATCTCGGCCGCCGGCGCCGGGCATACCGGGGGGAGCCTGTCGTGCGTCGATATACTGAACGTGCTCTACAACAGAGTCTTGCGGGTTTCGCCGGAGACCTTTGGCGATCCGCACCGCGACAGGTACGTCCAGAGCAAGGGGCATTCCGTCGAGGCGCTGTACGTCGTTCTCGCCCATCGGGGCTTCTTCCCCATCGAGCGGCTTGAGACCCTCTGCCAGTACCGCTCCCCCTTCATCGGCCACCCCACGCGCAAGTCGCCGGGGATCGAGATGAACACCGGCGCGCTCGGCCATGGGCTGCCGATCTCCGTCGGCATGGCCCTCGGCGGCAAACGCGACAACGCCCCTTTCCGGGTGTTTACCCTGATCGGCGACGGTGAGCTGGCCGAAGGCTCTAACTGGGAAGCGGCCATGTCCGCGGCCCACTACGGGCTTGATAACCTCACCGCGATCATCGACTACAACACGCTGCAGATCTCTGGGCGGACGCGCGACGTCTGCAGCAATGAGCCTATCGACGAGAAGTTCGCGAGCTTTGGCTGGGGGGTGGTCTGGGTCGATGGGCACGATTTCGCCGGGCTCACGGCCGCTGCTTCGGCGCCGGCCCGGTCGGGCAAGCCGACCTGCGTGATCGCCAACACAGTGAAGGGCCGTGGCGTCAGTTTCATGGAAGACGTCGCGAAGTGGCATCACGGCGTGCCGGCCCC